From Candidatus Atelocyanobacterium thalassa isolate ALOHA, a single genomic window includes:
- a CDS encoding DnaJ C-terminal domain-containing protein, which translates to MQQIHDYYTILEVTKNATAEEIKASFRKLARKYHPDVNPGNKTSEEKFKSINEAYNILSDETKRADYNRLKFNKKRYDSFSFHSQNNEQKRNFSKFKNINFNSDANKKAKTVSSLHNAQDVEAKLNISLEKAYCGGRERIRLEDGRSIEVDMPSKMISGQKIRLKNQGLNGGDLYLEILITPHAFFKLKNIDIIYEILLTPSEAILGEEITVPTIDGMVKITVPKGIQAGQKLRLANKGYFDELGQRGDQFLEINIAIPSEISEEELFLYKQIRSKEKFNPRRNKS; encoded by the coding sequence ATGCAACAAATTCATGACTATTACACAATCTTAGAAGTTACGAAAAATGCTACTGCAGAAGAAATTAAAGCATCTTTTCGTAAACTTGCTCGAAAATATCATCCTGATGTTAATCCAGGGAATAAAACATCAGAAGAAAAATTTAAAAGTATTAATGAAGCTTATAATATTTTATCAGATGAAACTAAAAGAGCAGATTATAATCGTTTAAAATTTAACAAAAAAAGATATGATTCTTTTTCGTTTCATTCTCAAAATAACGAACAAAAAAGAAATTTTTCAAAATTTAAAAATATAAATTTTAATTCTGATGCTAATAAAAAAGCGAAGACTGTCAGCTCTTTGCATAATGCACAAGATGTTGAAGCTAAATTAAATATTTCTTTAGAGAAAGCTTATTGTGGAGGAAGAGAAAGAATACGCTTAGAGGATGGTAGATCTATAGAAGTAGATATGCCATCCAAAATGATTAGTGGGCAAAAAATTAGACTTAAAAATCAAGGACTTAATGGAGGAGATTTATACCTTGAAATATTAATAACACCCCATGCTTTTTTTAAGTTAAAAAATATAGATATTATTTACGAAATTTTATTGACCCCAAGTGAAGCAATACTAGGAGAAGAGATTACTGTTCCTACAATTGATGGTATGGTTAAAATAACAGTTCCTAAAGGTATTCAAGCCGGACAAAAACTTCGTCTAGCCAATAAAGGATATTTTGATGAATTGGGACAAAGAGGAGATCAATTTTTAGAAATAAACATAGCTATTCCTTCAGAAATTAGTGAAGAAGAATTATTTTTATACAAACAGATTCGTTCTAAAGAAAAATTTAACCCACGACGAAATAAGTCATAA
- a CDS encoding GIY-YIG nuclease family protein, with product MTIKNITSDLQSLNFFPYLDNDGLINEKLHKKIGVYAIFNKNKHIQFIGYSRDIYLSLKQHLVRQPNNCYWLKFETIDNPNRSILEQIKKDWISQYKNSILESLEHQALWTQPIDAKIQMTEEDKKDYANGNEISQIKLLKTIARQVQNNIEKSLSDRGSNVEIRFNPKLKEKGLLDLK from the coding sequence ATGACTATCAAGAACATAACATCAGATTTACAGTCATTGAATTTTTTTCCATATTTAGATAATGACGGATTGATAAACGAAAAATTACACAAAAAGATAGGAGTTTATGCAATTTTTAATAAAAACAAGCACATTCAGTTTATAGGCTATTCTCGCGATATTTATTTAAGCTTAAAACAACATTTAGTTCGTCAACCGAATAATTGTTATTGGCTTAAATTTGAAACAATAGATAATCCTAACCGTAGTATCCTAGAACAAATTAAGAAAGACTGGATCAGCCAGTATAAAAATTCTATTCTTGAGAGTTTAGAACATCAGGCATTGTGGACTCAACCTATTGATGCAAAAATACAAATGACAGAAGAAGATAAAAAAGACTATGCTAATGGTAATGAAATATCTCAAATAAAACTCTTAAAAACAATTGCTAGACAAGTACAAAACAATATTGAAAAATCACTTTCAGATCGTGGAAGTAATGTTGAAATCCGATTTAATCCTAAATTGAAAGAAAAAGGTTTATTGGATCTAAAGTAA
- the dut gene encoding dUTP diphosphatase codes for MNKLKIVKLKSSAVIPRYEHYGDSGMDLISIEEVEIKSYESKLIKTGISIELPPNTEAQIRPRSGLALKHQITVLNTPGTIDEGYRGEIGVVLINHGSISFKVLPGMRIAQMVIMPIIRVEIEEVDSLSSSIRGTDGFGSTGV; via the coding sequence ATGAATAAGTTAAAAATAGTAAAGCTAAAGAGCTCTGCGGTTATTCCACGATATGAGCACTATGGAGATTCAGGAATGGATTTAATATCTATAGAAGAAGTAGAAATTAAATCTTATGAAAGTAAACTAATTAAGACTGGTATCTCTATTGAACTACCTCCTAATACAGAAGCACAAATTCGTCCAAGAAGTGGTTTAGCTTTAAAGCATCAAATTACCGTTTTAAATACTCCAGGAACTATTGATGAAGGATATCGTGGAGAGATTGGAGTAGTTCTGATTAATCATGGTTCAATCTCTTTCAAAGTTTTACCAGGAATGAGAATTGCTCAAATGGTTATCATGCCTATCATACGTGTTGAAATTGAAGAGGTAGATTCCTTAAGTTCTTCAATTAGAGGCACAGATGGATTCGGCTCAACAGGAGTTTAA
- a CDS encoding tetratricopeptide repeat protein: protein MIHFFSTNKIRSLGSVAFLIGLNNYIFLHNLALSLPEPVLDPLEIPLEDSLIPHIIRPLTILEKTQLRENLNQLNQKAQREMRAGDVDLAFTIWYRELRLRRVLGRIEELNRLGEIGKIAWELARKEDVQVISKRISNLHKISEQENSVSLNFLIALADAYFQLNSLDDSITIYKKILKYAQKKQITLIAEKSLQGLGKLYLAKFDFPNAAKIYEKLLYRAQIKKNAYLEQFYLQILSSIYNASLQTNNSVNIKEKLVKSYFLTQKIHFIPSLKVDIGQDYQLLDQPEIASKNYQEAYTLAWKLKLFRVAEEALTKLSSLYENYKQVDYALQIYQKLLQIEKISYNYYGLMKTYGIVGEIYMEKFQYDLALSAFKEGLILARSLNYDQEYFLMKIKTINQEIKK, encoded by the coding sequence ATGATTCATTTTTTTTCTACAAATAAAATTCGTTCTCTTGGAAGTGTAGCCTTTCTTATTGGTCTCAATAATTATATTTTCTTGCATAACTTGGCATTATCTTTACCAGAGCCTGTCTTAGACCCTTTAGAAATACCTCTAGAAGATTCTTTAATTCCGCATATTATTCGTCCTTTAACAATTTTAGAAAAGACTCAATTAAGAGAAAATCTCAATCAGTTAAATCAGAAAGCGCAGAGAGAAATGCGTGCAGGTGATGTAGATCTCGCTTTTACGATTTGGTATAGAGAATTAAGACTAAGAAGAGTTTTAGGCAGAATTGAAGAACTCAATAGGTTGGGAGAGATAGGGAAAATTGCATGGGAATTAGCTAGGAAAGAAGACGTACAAGTTATTAGTAAACGTATTTCAAACTTGCATAAAATTTCTGAACAAGAAAATTCCGTGAGCTTAAATTTTTTAATAGCTTTAGCAGATGCATATTTTCAGCTTAACAGCTTAGACGATTCTATTACAATTTATAAAAAGATTTTAAAATATGCTCAAAAAAAGCAAATTACACTGATTGCAGAGAAGTCATTACAAGGGCTAGGAAAACTATATTTAGCTAAATTTGATTTTCCAAATGCTGCAAAAATTTATGAAAAATTATTATACAGAGCACAAATCAAAAAGAACGCTTATTTAGAACAGTTTTATTTACAAATCTTATCTAGCATTTATAATGCATCTCTACAAACTAATAACTCTGTAAACATTAAAGAAAAATTAGTAAAAAGCTATTTTTTAACTCAAAAAATACACTTTATCCCTTCACTTAAAGTTGATATAGGTCAAGATTATCAACTTTTAGACCAACCAGAAATAGCAAGTAAAAATTATCAAGAAGCTTATACTTTAGCTTGGAAGTTAAAGTTATTTAGAGTTGCAGAAGAAGCATTAACAAAACTATCATCTCTTTACGAAAATTATAAACAAGTTGATTATGCTTTACAAATTTATCAAAAGTTACTCCAAATTGAAAAAATATCTTATAACTATTATGGATTAATGAAAACATATGGCATAGTAGGAGAAATTTATATGGAGAAATTTCAATATGATCTTGCCTTATCTGCTTTTAAGGAAGGATTGATCTTAGCTCGTTCTCTAAATTATGATCAAGAATATTTTTTAATGAAAATTAAAACAATTAATCAAGAAATAAAAAAATAA
- a CDS encoding potassium channel family protein: protein MKSLNFLSILRRETRQFAVIGLGRFGRSVCRNLHKLGYEVLGTDIKESLVSQVLTENIASSAIKLDSTKPNALKEAGIFEFDTVIIAIGNYLEESIVTALNIKEGGVKYVIAKASSDVHGKLLQKVGADLVVYPEYQAGCDLVHLLTQNPRIIERFELDPDHSIVETRIPQEFHGIAIEELKLRSRYDISVLAVGNDDKFKINPSPQEKLNKNLSMVVIGSNKAIQKLPL from the coding sequence TTGAAGTCCTTAAATTTTTTAAGTATTCTTCGTAGAGAGACCCGTCAATTTGCAGTTATTGGATTAGGACGCTTTGGGCGTTCAGTATGCAGAAACCTTCATAAATTAGGCTACGAAGTATTAGGAACAGACATAAAAGAATCTTTAGTGTCTCAAGTTTTAACTGAGAACATTGCTTCAAGTGCCATCAAACTAGATTCAACTAAGCCTAATGCTCTAAAAGAGGCAGGTATTTTTGAATTTGATACTGTTATTATTGCTATTGGAAATTATTTGGAAGAGAGTATTGTTACTGCTTTAAATATTAAAGAAGGAGGTGTGAAATACGTAATTGCCAAAGCCTCTTCTGATGTTCATGGCAAACTTTTGCAAAAAGTTGGGGCTGATTTAGTTGTATATCCCGAATATCAAGCTGGGTGTGACTTAGTTCATTTACTCACGCAAAATCCTAGAATCATAGAAAGATTCGAACTTGATCCTGATCATAGTATTGTAGAAACTCGTATTCCGCAAGAATTCCACGGAATAGCTATTGAAGAACTAAAACTTAGAAGCCGTTATGATATAAGCGTACTAGCTGTTGGTAATGATGATAAGTTTAAAATTAATCCTTCACCTCAGGAGAAATTAAATAAAAATTTATCAATGGTTGTTATTGGTTCTAACAAAGCTATTCAAAAACTACCTCTATAA
- a CDS encoding NifU family protein yields MSEVMALTPTNVEQVLDELRPYLIADGGNVELVEIDGAIVKLRLQGACGSCPSSTMTLKMGIERRLKEMIPEVSEVEQAF; encoded by the coding sequence ATGTCGGAAGTAATGGCTTTAACACCAACTAATGTCGAACAAGTTTTAGATGAATTACGTCCATACTTAATAGCAGATGGAGGTAATGTAGAGCTTGTCGAAATAGATGGAGCAATCGTGAAATTACGTCTACAGGGAGCATGTGGCTCCTGCCCTAGTTCTACCATGACTCTTAAAATGGGAATTGAAAGACGTTTAAAAGAAATGATTCCTGAAGTTTCAGAAGTTGAACAAGCATTTTAA
- a CDS encoding deoxycytidylate deaminase: MTYIKGQRPTWNEYFMMMAKLAATRSTCLAFPVGAVIVKDKRVLSTGYNGPPANSSHCISQGVCYPGLESCISSSNLPSRAVHAEANAIAQAAKYRISTNNSTIYVTLEPCISCLKLIISAGIKEVFYETEFNKVNKSLIRDMFIQEGLITLTKMNLSHEAMSRASLFLLNSTSVKNNNILTDA, encoded by the coding sequence ATGACATACATAAAAGGTCAAAGACCTACTTGGAACGAGTATTTTATGATGATGGCTAAGTTAGCTGCTACAAGATCTACTTGTTTAGCCTTTCCAGTAGGAGCCGTTATTGTAAAAGATAAGCGTGTTTTATCTACTGGGTACAATGGTCCTCCTGCCAACTCTAGTCACTGTATAAGTCAGGGTGTTTGTTATCCAGGACTTGAAAGCTGTATTTCTTCTAGCAATTTGCCTTCACGTGCTGTTCATGCAGAGGCAAATGCTATTGCACAAGCAGCAAAATATAGAATTTCTACAAATAACTCTACTATTTACGTAACCTTGGAACCTTGTATATCTTGTTTGAAACTAATAATTTCTGCCGGAATTAAAGAAGTTTTTTATGAAACGGAATTTAATAAAGTTAATAAAAGTTTGATACGAGATATGTTTATTCAGGAAGGTTTGATAACTTTAACTAAAATGAATTTATCTCATGAAGCGATGTCTCGTGCATCTCTATTTCTTTTAAACTCCACATCAGTTAAAAATAATAACATTCTTACTGATGCTTAA
- a CDS encoding TrkH family potassium uptake protein, which yields MTIARTICLGFLAVILVGTLLLMLPFATSDGSWSNPLVALFTSTSAVCVTGLVVVDTGSYFSFWGQLIILLLIQVGGLGYMTTTTFLILVLGRKFDLRQKFAIKEPFDSSHLYGSSQNIIISIVATTLIFEILGILLMLNVFSDKYGTFQGLWIATFHSISAWNNAGFSLFSDSLISVGDSFIINFAISILIIFGGIGYQVIIEMYIAIRHKLKNKQERLGFSLNFKVATSTTIALLVAGTITFLITEYNNQATLGLLNFHNKLLTAWFQSVTTRTAGFNSIDIKNMTFAGLFLTMGLMFVGASSNGTGGGIKTTTLCILTNCTRSVLKGNHEVVMFRREVPVSLILKAVAVVFGSTNMVVLMTLLISLSEASLNPTFFDSGVSSLQVLFEVISAFATVGLSTGITANLSSLSQLLLILTMYVGRVGILVFIAAISKKSQPRLIQYPEETLLVG from the coding sequence ATGACGATTGCAAGGACGATTTGCTTAGGTTTTTTAGCAGTGATTTTAGTGGGTACATTATTATTAATGTTACCCTTTGCTACTAGTGACGGAAGTTGGAGCAACCCTTTAGTTGCTTTGTTTACATCTACCTCTGCCGTATGTGTAACAGGATTAGTTGTTGTTGATACAGGAAGTTATTTTTCTTTTTGGGGTCAGTTAATCATCCTTTTGCTAATTCAAGTAGGAGGATTGGGTTATATGACAACAACTACTTTCCTAATACTTGTCCTAGGTAGAAAGTTTGACCTTAGACAAAAATTTGCAATAAAGGAACCATTTGATAGTTCTCATCTATATGGTAGTAGCCAAAATATTATTATTTCAATTGTTGCAACAACTTTAATTTTCGAAATTCTTGGTATTTTATTAATGCTTAATGTATTTTCGGATAAATATGGAACCTTTCAAGGTTTATGGATAGCCACTTTTCATAGCATTAGTGCTTGGAATAATGCAGGATTTAGTTTATTTTCAGATAGTTTAATTAGTGTTGGTGACTCTTTTATAATCAATTTTGCAATTTCTATATTGATTATATTCGGAGGCATTGGTTATCAAGTCATTATTGAAATGTATATAGCAATTAGACATAAGCTTAAAAATAAACAAGAAAGGTTAGGATTTTCTTTAAATTTTAAAGTTGCAACAAGTACGACTATCGCCTTACTTGTTGCTGGAACTATTACATTTTTGATTACCGAATATAATAATCAAGCTACTTTAGGATTGTTGAATTTTCATAATAAATTATTAACAGCTTGGTTTCAGTCTGTTACAACAAGAACAGCGGGATTTAATAGTATTGATATTAAAAATATGACTTTTGCTGGTCTTTTCCTAACTATGGGACTTATGTTTGTAGGTGCAAGTTCTAATGGAACAGGAGGAGGCATTAAAACCACAACACTTTGTATCCTAACTAATTGTACACGCTCTGTCTTAAAAGGAAATCATGAAGTAGTAATGTTCCGCAGAGAAGTTCCTGTTTCTTTAATTTTAAAAGCAGTTGCTGTTGTATTTGGTTCAACAAATATGGTTGTTCTAATGACATTATTAATTTCGCTATCTGAGGCTAGCTTAAATCCTACTTTCTTTGACTCTGGGGTTAGTTCCTTACAAGTTTTGTTTGAGGTGATTTCTGCATTTGCAACTGTAGGACTTTCTACAGGTATTACAGCTAATTTATCTTCTTTATCACAACTTTTATTAATTCTCACAATGTATGTTGGAAGAGTGGGGATACTTGTTTTTATCGCAGCTATTTCCAAAAAATCTCAACCACGATTAATACAATATCCTGAAGAAACTTTATTAGTCGGATAA
- the lysS gene encoding lysine--tRNA ligase codes for MSFNSSQQEAQFNSGLQEIRATRLAKVEELKKLGLVPYAYQWKSTHNAAHLQKTYVDLGEGEELDKEVSLAGRIMARRVFGKLAFFTLQDETGNIQLYLDKKIIQDNMSNIENPFNHLKKLIDTGDIIGVTGSIKKTEKGELSIKVKTYEILTKSLLPLPDKWHGLTDREKRYRQRYIDLIVNPSTRETFRCRSKVISSIRKFLEERGFLEIETPVLQSEAGGADARPFITHHNTLNMDLYLRIATELHLKRLIVGGFEKVFEIGRIFRNEGISTKHNPEFTSIEIYEAYSDYYGMMELTEKIITRIIHDIGQDTIIECQGQKINFSQPWRKITMNEIVKEKNNLDFESFKTFEEAKIAVNKLGIQIPEACRTIGKLLNEVFEQTVEETIIQPTFILDFPVEISPLAKPHRTKGNVVERFELYIMGRELANSFSELTDPIDQRERLEKQAIKKAAGDLEAHNIDEDFLTALEYGMPPTGGLGIGIDRLIMLLTNSASIRDVIAFPLLKNQNVES; via the coding sequence ATGTCCTTTAATTCATCGCAACAAGAAGCTCAATTTAATTCCGGATTACAAGAAATTCGTGCTACACGCCTTGCAAAGGTAGAAGAGCTAAAAAAGCTAGGTTTAGTTCCTTATGCTTATCAATGGAAATCTACTCATAATGCTGCTCATCTACAGAAAACTTATGTTGATTTAGGCGAAGGAGAAGAACTAGACAAAGAAGTCTCACTTGCTGGAAGAATTATGGCTCGTAGAGTTTTTGGAAAGCTTGCTTTTTTTACTCTACAAGATGAAACAGGAAATATTCAGCTATATCTTGATAAAAAAATTATTCAAGATAATATGAGTAATATAGAAAACCCTTTTAATCATCTCAAAAAACTCATAGATACTGGTGATATTATTGGAGTTACAGGGAGTATAAAAAAGACCGAAAAAGGTGAACTCTCTATTAAAGTGAAAACATATGAAATTTTAACTAAATCATTATTACCACTTCCTGATAAATGGCATGGTTTAACTGACAGAGAAAAACGTTACCGCCAAAGATATATTGACTTAATAGTTAACCCTAGTACAAGGGAGACTTTTCGTTGCCGTTCAAAAGTAATATCCTCTATTCGTAAATTTTTAGAAGAGAGGGGATTTCTTGAGATAGAAACACCTGTTTTGCAATCTGAAGCAGGCGGAGCAGATGCAAGACCTTTTATAACGCATCACAATACATTAAATATGGATCTCTATTTAAGGATTGCGACAGAATTACATCTAAAAAGACTAATTGTAGGTGGCTTTGAAAAAGTATTTGAGATAGGTAGAATTTTTCGTAACGAAGGAATTTCAACTAAACATAATCCAGAATTTACTTCCATTGAGATTTACGAAGCATATTCAGATTACTATGGCATGATGGAGTTAACAGAAAAAATTATCACCAGGATTATTCATGATATAGGTCAAGATACAATTATTGAATGTCAAGGACAAAAAATTAATTTTTCGCAACCTTGGCGAAAAATTACTATGAATGAAATAGTTAAAGAAAAAAATAATTTAGATTTCGAAAGTTTTAAAACTTTCGAAGAAGCCAAAATAGCAGTCAACAAGCTAGGAATACAAATCCCGGAAGCCTGTCGGACTATAGGAAAGTTACTTAATGAAGTTTTTGAGCAAACTGTAGAAGAGACAATAATTCAACCTACATTTATTTTAGATTTTCCTGTCGAAATTTCTCCATTAGCAAAACCTCATCGTACAAAAGGAAATGTGGTTGAAAGATTTGAACTTTATATCATGGGACGAGAATTAGCAAATAGTTTTTCTGAATTAACCGACCCTATTGACCAAAGAGAAAGGCTAGAAAAACAAGCTATTAAAAAAGCAGCAGGAGACTTAGAAGCTCACAATATAGATGAAGATTTTTTAACAGCTTTAGAATATGGAATGCCTCCTACTGGAGGATTGGGAATCGGTATTGATCGACTCATAATGCTACTAACAAATTCTGCAAGTATAAGAGATGTAATTGCTTTTCCATTACTAAAAAACCAAAATGTAGAAAGCTAG
- the lepB gene encoding signal peptidase I: MTQSSKNKGSQFSKNNPWIELIQTIVTAAVLSLGIRTFIAEARYIPSSSMRPTLEVNDRLIIEKLSYLFREPIRGDVIVFNPTESLKAENFKDAFIKRIIGLPGEIVEVKTGKVYVNGKKISEEYIFEAPDYNYGPSRIPEDEYLVLGDNRNNSYDSHYWGFVPKKKIIGKAFVRFWPFDRLGSLYKQPAYLK; this comes from the coding sequence ATGACTCAAAGTTCAAAGAATAAAGGTTCTCAGTTTTCTAAAAATAATCCTTGGATCGAATTAATACAAACTATTGTCACTGCAGCTGTTCTCTCTTTAGGTATTCGAACATTTATTGCTGAAGCACGTTATATTCCTTCTTCTTCTATGAGGCCAACTTTAGAAGTTAATGATCGTTTAATTATTGAAAAGTTAAGTTATCTCTTTCGAGAACCAATTCGAGGAGATGTAATAGTTTTTAATCCAACAGAGTCACTTAAAGCAGAAAACTTTAAAGATGCATTTATTAAAAGAATTATAGGACTTCCTGGAGAAATAGTTGAAGTAAAAACAGGAAAAGTATATGTAAACGGAAAGAAAATATCTGAAGAATATATTTTTGAAGCTCCTGATTATAATTATGGACCTAGCAGAATACCAGAAGATGAATATCTTGTTCTTGGAGATAATAGAAATAATAGTTATGATTCCCATTATTGGGGCTTTGTACCTAAAAAAAAGATTATCGGTAAAGCCTTCGTTCGTTTTTGGCCTTTTGACAGATTAGGCTCTTTGTACAAACAGCCAGCTTACTTAAAATAA
- the dnaK gene encoding molecular chaperone DnaK has protein sequence MGKVVSIDLGTTNSVVAVMEGGKPVVIANSEGMRTTPSMVGFSKDGELVIGQMARRQAVLNPQNTYHSVKRFIGRKYNELTNESKQVPYTIRRNDNGNIKLACPRLNKDFAPEEISGFILRKLAEEAERYLGEPVTSAVITVPAYFNDSQRQATRDAGKIAGLEVLRIINEPTAASLAYGLDQKTSQKILVFDLGGGTFDVSVLEVGDGVFEVKSTSGDTQLGGSDFDKRIVDWLAEQFLKDEGIDLRKNRQALQRLTEAAEKAKIELSGVSVTDINLPFITATENGPQHIEKKLTRPQFEDLCSDLVSRLQRPLKRVMNDAKLTPVQIDEVVLVGGGTRMPMIKSLVRSLIDKEPNENVNPDEVVAVGAAIQSGILAGEVKEILLLDVTPLSLGLETIGGVTKKLIPRNTTIPVRRSDIFSTGENNQTIVEIHVVQGEREMTVDNKSLGRFKLTGISPAPRGLPQVQVAFDIDANGILQVTARDKATGREQSVLIQGTSTISEKDIDRMVQEASIFAEKDRQRRERIEKRNNAKALTDQALRRIKDITLDFGAQFTSSYRRQIEVLNREIIESLNNDDERSLDKAKDNLEDLLHELNREVRLQYEEEDEGILESIKRTFANDSETDSYIPYDSDYNSTYYQKRKDYESSEYERYNDQYDEYNMIKQNSDNHSFPQKDLRYSRDQYESYQNRNRFRQIPNENQWDEEEEDWF, from the coding sequence ATGGGTAAAGTAGTTAGCATTGATCTGGGAACAACAAATTCTGTAGTCGCAGTTATGGAAGGCGGTAAGCCAGTGGTTATCGCTAATTCCGAAGGAATGCGTACTACTCCTTCTATGGTGGGCTTTAGTAAAGATGGGGAGTTGGTAATAGGACAAATGGCACGAAGGCAGGCTGTTCTTAATCCTCAAAATACATACCATAGTGTTAAAAGATTTATAGGACGTAAATATAATGAGTTAACTAATGAATCAAAACAAGTTCCTTATACTATTCGTCGAAATGATAATGGTAATATTAAGCTAGCATGCCCTCGTTTAAACAAAGATTTTGCTCCTGAAGAAATATCAGGATTTATTTTGAGAAAGCTAGCTGAAGAGGCAGAACGTTATTTAGGAGAACCTGTTACAAGTGCGGTAATTACAGTTCCTGCATATTTTAATGATTCTCAGAGACAAGCTACCAGAGATGCAGGGAAGATAGCAGGATTAGAAGTACTAAGAATAATCAATGAACCGACTGCAGCCTCTTTAGCCTACGGATTAGATCAAAAAACATCTCAAAAAATTTTGGTTTTTGATTTAGGAGGAGGCACCTTTGATGTTTCCGTCTTAGAAGTTGGGGATGGAGTATTTGAGGTTAAATCCACTAGTGGTGATACTCAGTTAGGAGGGAGTGATTTTGACAAACGCATTGTTGATTGGCTAGCTGAGCAATTTTTAAAGGATGAAGGTATAGATCTAAGGAAAAATAGACAAGCCTTACAACGCCTTACTGAGGCCGCAGAGAAAGCTAAAATAGAGCTTTCCGGAGTAAGTGTAACTGATATAAATCTTCCTTTTATTACCGCTACAGAAAATGGTCCGCAACATATAGAGAAAAAATTAACACGTCCTCAGTTTGAAGATCTTTGTTCAGACTTAGTAAGTCGCTTACAACGTCCTCTCAAAAGAGTTATGAATGATGCAAAATTAACTCCTGTTCAGATTGATGAGGTGGTACTCGTAGGTGGAGGGACTAGGATGCCGATGATTAAGTCTTTGGTACGTAGTTTAATTGATAAAGAACCTAATGAAAATGTTAATCCTGATGAAGTTGTAGCAGTTGGAGCTGCTATTCAGTCAGGTATTTTAGCTGGTGAAGTTAAAGAAATATTATTATTAGATGTAACTCCTCTTTCCTTAGGTTTAGAAACGATAGGAGGTGTTACGAAAAAACTTATACCTCGTAATACAACTATCCCAGTACGTCGCTCTGATATTTTTTCGACAGGAGAAAATAATCAAACCATAGTAGAAATTCATGTTGTTCAAGGAGAACGTGAAATGACTGTTGATAATAAATCTTTAGGACGTTTTAAACTTACGGGAATTTCTCCTGCTCCAAGAGGACTTCCTCAAGTACAAGTTGCTTTTGATATTGACGCAAATGGAATATTACAAGTTACTGCAAGGGATAAAGCAACAGGGCGAGAACAAAGTGTCCTTATCCAAGGAACCTCTACTATTAGTGAAAAAGATATTGATCGGATGGTTCAAGAAGCTTCTATATTTGCGGAGAAAGATCGGCAGCGGCGGGAGCGTATAGAAAAACGTAATAATGCTAAAGCTCTAACAGATCAAGCCTTAAGAAGAATAAAAGATATTACACTCGATTTTGGAGCTCAATTTACTAGTAGCTATCGTCGTCAAATTGAAGTTTTAAATCGTGAGATTATTGAGAGTTTAAATAATGATGATGAAAGATCTTTAGATAAAGCAAAAGATAATTTAGAGGATTTATTGCATGAACTAAATAGAGAAGTACGTTTACAATATGAGGAAGAGGATGAAGGTATATTAGAATCTATTAAAAGAACTTTTGCGAATGATTCCGAAACTGATTCATATATTCCTTATGATTCTGATTATAATTCCACTTATTACCAAAAGCGGAAAGATTATGAATCTTCTGAATATGAACGTTACAATGATCAATATGACGAATATAATATGATTAAACAAAATAGTGACAACCATTCTTTCCCTCAAAAGGATTTGAGATATTCTCGAGATCAATACGAATCTTACCAAAATCGTAACCGTTTTCGTCAAATACCAAACGAAAATCAATGGGATGAAGAAGAAGAAGATTGGTTTTAA